In one Pseudarthrobacter oxydans genomic region, the following are encoded:
- a CDS encoding SRPBCC family protein — protein sequence MTANFACHTESSLPPERLFDLARSVDAHVESQKGSGERAVAGVTSGLIGEGQEVSWRARHFGLSLTMTSRVTQMDYPRSFTDEQIRGPFRSFRHVHEFEATPGGCIMTDRVEFTAPFGLLGRAAEKLVLRPYLHRLIRDRGRFLAGISN from the coding sequence ATGACCGCCAATTTTGCGTGCCACACCGAGAGTTCCCTTCCACCGGAGAGGCTGTTCGACCTGGCCCGCAGCGTCGACGCCCACGTGGAATCCCAGAAAGGCTCGGGGGAGCGGGCGGTGGCCGGCGTGACGTCCGGGCTGATCGGTGAGGGCCAGGAAGTCTCCTGGCGGGCACGGCATTTCGGGCTTTCGCTCACGATGACCAGCCGCGTCACCCAGATGGACTACCCGCGGAGCTTCACGGACGAGCAAATCCGCGGCCCGTTCCGGTCCTTCCGCCACGTCCATGAATTCGAGGCCACCCCCGGCGGCTGCATCATGACAGACCGGGTGGAGTTCACGGCGCCGTTCGGGCTCCTTGGCCGTGCAGCCGAAAAGCTGGTCCTGCGGCCCTACCTGCACCGGCTCATCCGGGACCGCGGCCGGTTCCTCGCCGGCATCAGCAACTGA
- a CDS encoding ABC transporter ATP-binding protein: protein MPVVLEHLGKRFGDGAPVLDDVNATIGKGEFVALLGASGCGKSTLLNIIAGLEPPSSGALEVPSDGAAFMFQDAALFPWLTARENIELALKLRGVGKAERKAKAQELLELVHLGSAGDKRPHELSGGMRQRVSLARSLAQDRQLLLMDEPFAALDAITRDLLHDELERIWKETGRTIVFVTHNVREAVRLGQRVLLLSSRPGRVVQEWDVTEEHRTDAGLAGQLTGVITARLREEIRRHAK, encoded by the coding sequence ATGCCAGTCGTACTGGAACACCTGGGCAAGCGCTTCGGCGACGGCGCCCCGGTACTGGACGACGTCAACGCCACCATCGGGAAGGGCGAGTTCGTTGCCCTCCTCGGTGCCTCCGGCTGCGGCAAATCCACCCTGCTGAACATCATCGCGGGACTGGAGCCGCCGTCGTCGGGCGCCCTGGAGGTGCCCAGCGACGGTGCCGCCTTCATGTTCCAGGACGCCGCGCTGTTCCCGTGGCTGACCGCCCGGGAAAACATCGAGCTGGCCCTGAAACTCCGCGGCGTTGGCAAGGCGGAGCGCAAGGCCAAGGCCCAGGAACTCCTTGAGCTGGTGCACCTGGGTTCGGCCGGGGACAAGCGCCCGCACGAGCTCTCCGGCGGCATGCGCCAGCGCGTGTCACTGGCGCGCTCGCTCGCCCAGGACCGGCAGCTGCTCCTGATGGACGAGCCCTTCGCCGCCCTCGACGCCATCACCCGCGACCTGCTGCACGATGAACTGGAGCGGATCTGGAAGGAAACCGGGCGGACCATCGTCTTCGTGACCCACAACGTCCGCGAGGCCGTCCGGCTGGGCCAGCGCGTGCTGCTGCTGTCCTCGCGGCCGGGCCGGGTGGTCCAGGAGTGGGACGTCACCGAGGAACACCGAACCGACGCCGGGCTCGCCGGCCAGCTGACCGGGGTCATCACTGCCCGGCTCCGGGAGGAGATCCGCCGCCATGCCAAGTAA
- a CDS encoding DUF1206 domain-containing protein, with protein sequence MSDGESTIRQAADAVEEASNHKALDVLARTGFAVMALLHVIIGAIAIAVAFGQPGEAEPTGAIEQLAANAWGPAVMWACVLACLGLGLWQASEATLRARRLPRRERVSKLISSGFLAIAYSSVGFSFAGFAVGLRGDSSDSTRDFSASLMATPPGLWTLVALGLTIIGIGIYFMVKGVRRGFKEELYYFDGRRRGRLIDVLGVGGHIAKGVALVLTGLLFVIAAAKHSPDESTGLDGSLKALQDHPFGPYLLVAIGAGFIAYGIFALVRSRFGRM encoded by the coding sequence ATGTCTGACGGGGAATCCACCATCCGCCAGGCCGCGGACGCTGTCGAGGAGGCCTCCAACCACAAGGCCCTGGACGTCCTGGCGCGCACCGGATTCGCCGTCATGGCCCTGCTGCACGTGATCATCGGCGCCATTGCCATCGCCGTGGCGTTCGGCCAGCCCGGCGAGGCCGAGCCCACCGGGGCGATCGAGCAGCTCGCCGCCAACGCCTGGGGCCCGGCCGTGATGTGGGCCTGCGTACTGGCTTGCCTCGGCCTGGGGCTGTGGCAGGCAAGCGAGGCCACCCTGCGGGCACGCCGGCTCCCCCGCAGGGAGCGCGTGTCCAAGCTCATTTCCTCCGGTTTCCTGGCCATCGCCTACAGCAGCGTGGGGTTCAGCTTCGCCGGTTTCGCCGTCGGGCTGCGTGGGGATTCCAGTGACAGCACCCGGGATTTCAGCGCCTCGCTGATGGCTACGCCGCCAGGGCTGTGGACGCTGGTGGCCCTCGGCCTGACGATCATTGGGATTGGAATCTACTTCATGGTCAAGGGGGTCCGCCGGGGGTTCAAGGAGGAGCTGTACTACTTCGACGGCAGGCGGCGCGGCAGGCTGATCGACGTCCTGGGCGTCGGCGGCCACATCGCCAAAGGCGTAGCCCTGGTCCTCACCGGACTGCTCTTCGTCATCGCCGCCGCCAAGCACAGCCCGGACGAATCCACCGGGCTGGACGGCAGCCTCAAGGCCCTCCAGGACCATCCCTTCGGGCCGTACCTCCTGGTCGCCATCGGTGCCGGATTCATCGCCTATGGGATTTTCGCCCTTGTCCGGTCGCGGTTCGGACGCATGTAG
- a CDS encoding ABC transporter permease → MPSNPTPLAEASAEPAEPRHIHAALTRSSTGREDLRELESGLDSLQSDADRKRRVDWSRILLPIAALVVLVLIWQFYVSLGFKRRDQVPGPMDVLGQMGVLWSEGKVQESVWTSLQRGLVGFVISVAIATPVGLLLAQVAPLRRAFGPLISGLQVLPSVAWVPAAIIWFGLTDATVYFVVFMGAIPSIINGLISGVDQIPPQYRRVGTVLGASRLEMALQIILPAALPGYLGGLKQGWAFSWRSLMAAEIIAVGGTIGFGLGSLLDQGRQLSDMAVVMSAILLILAVGILIELLVFGPIEKRLLRSRGLLAGSTR, encoded by the coding sequence ATGCCAAGTAACCCAACGCCCCTGGCCGAAGCTTCCGCCGAACCGGCCGAGCCCCGCCACATCCACGCCGCGCTGACCCGGTCCTCCACCGGGCGCGAGGACCTGCGCGAACTCGAGTCCGGGCTGGACTCCCTGCAGTCCGACGCCGACCGGAAGCGCCGGGTGGACTGGAGCCGCATCCTGCTGCCCATCGCCGCCCTGGTGGTGCTGGTGCTGATCTGGCAGTTTTACGTCTCGCTTGGGTTCAAGCGCCGCGATCAGGTCCCAGGCCCGATGGACGTGCTGGGCCAGATGGGAGTCCTCTGGAGCGAGGGCAAAGTGCAGGAATCCGTATGGACGTCACTGCAGCGAGGGCTGGTGGGCTTCGTCATTTCGGTCGCCATCGCCACACCGGTGGGACTGCTGCTGGCCCAGGTCGCGCCGCTGCGCCGGGCCTTTGGTCCGCTGATTTCCGGCCTCCAGGTGCTGCCGTCGGTTGCCTGGGTCCCGGCGGCCATCATCTGGTTCGGCCTCACCGACGCCACCGTGTATTTCGTGGTGTTCATGGGCGCCATCCCGTCCATCATCAACGGCCTGATTTCCGGTGTGGACCAGATCCCGCCGCAGTACCGGCGCGTGGGCACCGTCCTGGGCGCGTCCCGGCTGGAGATGGCGCTGCAGATCATCCTCCCCGCCGCGCTGCCCGGCTACCTGGGCGGCCTGAAGCAGGGCTGGGCCTTCTCCTGGCGGTCTCTCATGGCGGCGGAAATCATCGCCGTGGGCGGCACCATCGGCTTCGGCCTGGGCTCCCTGCTGGATCAGGGAAGGCAGCTGTCCGACATGGCCGTGGTGATGTCGGCGATCCTGCTGATCCTCGCCGTCGGCATCCTGATAGAGCTGTTGGTCTTCGGGCCCATCGAGAAGCGGCTCCTCCGCAGCCGCGGCCTCCTGGCCGGCAGCACCCGCTAA
- a CDS encoding AI-2E family transporter, translating to MARSSRLTEHDVSHEPPQEATAQSPAVAAAAAAAHGEPGGEGHRPAAARKPKEPRSPSELWGDGLGRVGIRAAQVLLILIVAVVSVYALMQIKLLVIPILIALILAAAIGPFVNMLRRRGLPGGLATGIAFIGLLLVLGGVSTVIYFSVRNQWSELAQQASSGLDELEKFLLTGTVPIEQEQLDQARQGIIDFATSSQVRSGAITGLSVVTEFIAGAGLMIVILFFFLKDGAKIWNFLLRPFTGAREAKLRRVGRRTLEVLGGYVRGTAIVALVDTVAIGAALLIMQVPLAIPLAIVVFITAFIPLVGATVAGIIAALVALVANGPVVALIVVAVVIAVNQLEGDLLQPIVMGKSLQLHALVILMALTAGTILAGIVGAVLSVPLAAVAWAIIQVWTAEDPNLEDMNPNLPPAGTKPI from the coding sequence ATGGCGCGATCATCACGCCTCACCGAGCACGACGTGAGCCACGAACCCCCGCAGGAGGCCACGGCACAATCACCGGCTGTTGCGGCTGCCGCTGCCGCCGCGCACGGGGAGCCGGGCGGCGAAGGCCACCGCCCGGCGGCTGCCCGGAAGCCCAAGGAACCCAGGTCCCCCTCCGAGCTCTGGGGTGACGGCCTGGGCAGGGTGGGCATCCGCGCCGCCCAGGTCCTGCTGATCCTTATCGTGGCGGTTGTATCCGTCTACGCGCTGATGCAGATCAAGCTCTTGGTCATTCCAATCCTGATAGCGCTGATCCTGGCCGCGGCCATCGGCCCGTTCGTGAACATGCTCCGGCGCCGGGGGCTGCCCGGGGGACTGGCAACAGGGATCGCGTTCATCGGCCTTTTGCTGGTGCTGGGCGGCGTGTCCACCGTCATCTACTTCTCGGTGCGCAACCAGTGGAGCGAGCTCGCCCAGCAAGCCTCCTCCGGACTGGATGAGCTGGAGAAGTTCCTGCTGACCGGGACCGTCCCCATCGAGCAGGAACAGCTGGACCAGGCCCGGCAGGGCATCATCGACTTCGCCACCAGCAGCCAGGTCCGCTCCGGCGCGATCACCGGATTGTCCGTGGTCACCGAGTTCATCGCCGGGGCCGGCCTGATGATCGTCATCCTCTTTTTCTTCCTGAAGGACGGCGCCAAGATCTGGAACTTCTTACTCCGCCCGTTCACCGGAGCCCGTGAAGCCAAGCTGCGCCGCGTGGGCCGCCGCACCCTTGAGGTGCTCGGCGGCTACGTCCGCGGCACCGCGATCGTTGCGCTGGTGGACACGGTGGCCATCGGCGCCGCGCTGCTGATCATGCAGGTGCCCCTGGCCATCCCGCTGGCCATCGTCGTCTTCATCACCGCCTTCATCCCCCTGGTTGGCGCCACCGTGGCCGGGATCATTGCAGCCCTGGTGGCGCTGGTGGCGAACGGGCCGGTGGTCGCCCTGATCGTGGTGGCCGTGGTCATCGCCGTCAACCAGCTCGAGGGCGACCTGCTGCAGCCCATCGTCATGGGCAAGTCCCTGCAGCTCCACGCCCTGGTGATCCTGATGGCGTTGACGGCCGGAACCATCCTCGCCGGCATCGTGGGTGCGGTGCTGTCCGTGCCGCTGGCCGCCGTTGCCTGGGCCATCATCCAGGTATGGACTGCCGAGGACCCGAACCTCGAGGACATGAACCCGAACCTGCCGCCGGCGGGCACCAAACCGATCTAG
- a CDS encoding ABC transporter substrate-binding protein, translating into MIRIVAGESAAPKRKRAVEAALAIGLVLLIAVGAVVASTVSRNTEAQAAEPTPAAELKLGYFGNVTHAPALVGIKEGFLAEALGSTSLSTETFNAGPAAIEALNAGAIDAAYIGPNPAINSYVKSRGESVRIIAGAAAGGAQLVVKPEINSAADLRGKTLASPQLGGTQDVALRAWLAGQGYKTNVDGSGDVAINPTENAQTLKLFQDGKLDGAWLPEPWASRLVLQAGAKVLVDEKDLWDGSGTGKPGEFPTTVLIVNQKFAADHPDTVKALLAGHAKSVAWLNEAPAAEKASVINSALQESAGAALADDVLARSLANITYTLDPLAGSYPRLLRDGVAAGTTKQAEINGLFDLRPLNDVAGEGPAGQRSSKISAAGLGQD; encoded by the coding sequence ATGATCCGCATCGTGGCAGGCGAAAGCGCAGCACCCAAGCGCAAGCGTGCCGTCGAGGCCGCCCTTGCCATCGGACTGGTCCTGCTGATCGCCGTCGGGGCCGTGGTGGCGTCCACCGTTTCGCGGAACACGGAGGCGCAGGCCGCTGAGCCCACGCCCGCCGCCGAGCTGAAGCTCGGGTACTTCGGCAATGTCACCCATGCCCCGGCACTGGTTGGCATCAAGGAGGGGTTCCTCGCCGAAGCCCTGGGCAGCACGTCGCTCAGCACCGAAACCTTCAACGCCGGGCCGGCAGCCATCGAGGCCCTGAACGCCGGCGCTATTGATGCCGCCTACATCGGCCCGAACCCGGCCATCAACTCGTACGTCAAGAGCCGGGGCGAGTCCGTCAGGATCATTGCCGGTGCTGCCGCGGGCGGCGCCCAACTCGTGGTCAAGCCGGAGATCAACTCGGCCGCCGACCTCAGGGGCAAGACCCTCGCCTCCCCGCAGTTGGGCGGCACGCAGGACGTTGCCCTCCGCGCCTGGCTTGCCGGCCAGGGCTACAAGACCAACGTGGACGGCAGCGGCGACGTCGCCATCAACCCCACGGAAAACGCGCAAACGCTGAAGCTGTTCCAGGACGGAAAGCTCGACGGCGCGTGGTTGCCTGAGCCGTGGGCGTCACGCCTGGTGCTCCAGGCCGGAGCCAAGGTGCTGGTGGACGAAAAGGACCTCTGGGACGGCAGCGGCACCGGGAAGCCGGGCGAGTTTCCCACAACGGTGCTGATCGTGAACCAGAAGTTCGCCGCGGACCATCCGGACACCGTCAAGGCACTGCTGGCCGGCCATGCGAAGTCGGTGGCCTGGCTGAACGAGGCCCCCGCCGCGGAAAAAGCTTCCGTCATCAACTCGGCACTGCAGGAATCCGCGGGCGCGGCCCTTGCCGACGACGTCCTGGCCCGGTCCCTGGCCAACATCACCTACACGCTGGACCCGCTGGCCGGAAGCTACCCGCGGCTGCTGCGCGACGGCGTCGCGGCCGGCACCACCAAGCAGGCCGAGATCAACGGGCTCTTCGACCTCCGCCCTCTGAATGACGTGGCCGGCGAAGGCCCCGCCGGCCAACGCAGCAGCAAGATTTCAGCAGCCGGCCTCGGCCAGGACTGA
- the cobA gene encoding uroporphyrinogen-III C-methyltransferase: MAIQDIYPTALRLLGRPVLVVGGGPVAARRAKGLLDAGAVVTVVAPVASAALQDMADAGLLTWEQRTYLPSDVDGAWFVQTATGDTAVDAQVSNDAEAQRVWCVNASDHEASAAWTPAVAEVDDVKIAVNAGGDPRRAMAVRDAVATALETGDLPLRRRRAHRGSVALVGGGPGDTGLITVRGRRLLGQADVVVADRLGPRELLNELAPDVRVIEVGKTPGHHPVPQAEINRILVEEALKGHRVVRLKGGDPYVLGRGGEEAEYCRQHGVEVEVVSGVTSAISVPAAAGIPVTHRGLAKGFSVVTGHEELSEIPARPDHTIVLLMGVGQLRESASALGKAGLPDGTPVGIVENGYLPDQRVTIGTLGSIADQAEAAGVANPAVIVIGDVVRVSPFAPSHFKTADYSTTTPNSPRKPRVLTT, encoded by the coding sequence ATGGCAATTCAGGATATTTACCCCACCGCGCTGCGCCTCCTCGGCCGCCCGGTGCTGGTGGTGGGCGGGGGCCCCGTTGCTGCCCGCCGCGCCAAGGGGTTGCTTGACGCCGGTGCAGTGGTCACCGTCGTGGCTCCCGTTGCCTCCGCCGCGCTCCAGGACATGGCCGACGCCGGCCTCCTCACCTGGGAGCAACGCACCTACCTTCCGTCCGACGTCGACGGCGCCTGGTTCGTCCAGACCGCCACCGGCGATACCGCCGTGGACGCCCAGGTCTCGAACGACGCCGAGGCGCAGCGCGTCTGGTGCGTCAACGCCTCCGACCATGAGGCCTCCGCCGCCTGGACCCCGGCAGTCGCCGAGGTGGACGACGTCAAGATCGCAGTGAACGCCGGGGGAGACCCTCGCCGTGCCATGGCAGTGCGCGACGCCGTTGCTACCGCCCTCGAAACGGGTGACCTTCCGTTGCGCCGCCGCCGGGCCCACCGCGGTTCCGTTGCGCTGGTGGGTGGCGGCCCCGGCGATACCGGGCTCATCACCGTCCGCGGCCGCCGCCTCCTGGGCCAGGCCGACGTCGTGGTGGCCGACCGCCTGGGCCCCCGCGAACTCCTGAACGAACTTGCACCCGATGTCCGCGTGATCGAGGTTGGCAAGACGCCCGGCCACCACCCCGTGCCGCAGGCGGAGATCAACCGGATCCTCGTCGAGGAAGCCCTCAAAGGCCACCGGGTGGTCCGGCTCAAGGGCGGCGATCCGTACGTCCTGGGCCGCGGCGGGGAAGAGGCCGAATACTGCCGGCAGCACGGCGTCGAGGTTGAAGTGGTTTCCGGCGTCACGTCGGCGATCTCCGTTCCCGCCGCAGCCGGAATCCCGGTGACGCACCGCGGACTGGCGAAGGGCTTCAGCGTGGTGACCGGCCACGAGGAACTCTCTGAAATCCCCGCCCGCCCCGACCACACCATCGTCCTGCTGATGGGTGTGGGCCAGCTGCGCGAATCCGCGTCCGCCCTCGGCAAAGCCGGACTGCCTGACGGGACGCCAGTTGGTATCGTGGAAAACGGCTATTTGCCGGACCAGCGCGTGACGATCGGCACCCTTGGTTCCATTGCGGACCAGGCGGAAGCCGCCGGCGTCGCAAATCCCGCCGTTATTGTCATCGGTGACGTGGTGCGCGTGAGCCCTTTCGCGCCGTCGCACTTCAAAACCGCTGACTACAGCACCACCACCCCGAACAGCCCCCGCAAGCCCCGAGTCCTCACAACCTAG
- a CDS encoding RtcB family protein, with translation METINPKLLNWASILDDKTREQAVMTSQLPFIYPHLALMPDAHLGLGATVGSVIPTLGAIIPAAVGVDIGCGMIAVRTQHALKDLPKNRKTLREDIERAIPLSAGHNNRTVLPTAEPRIAELKRLAAKAGFNPDQYVEKWELQLGSLGSGNHFIEVCADESDAVWLFLHSGSRGVGNKIAQHHIGVAQRVSRKNQIYLPHPDLAYLEEGTPEFERYIAELRWAQHFALLNREEMMDRVTTRFGHWVRGRVRELERINCHHNFTQQETHYGKSVWVSRKGAIKAGPGDPGLIPGSMGTASYVVEGRGNPASLNSSPHGAGREYSRNAARKAFSLEELKKAMRGIEFRASEAFIDEIPAAYKPIDKVMHDAADLVSVRHKLRQLVNVKGN, from the coding sequence ATGGAGACCATCAACCCGAAGCTTCTGAACTGGGCTTCGATCCTGGATGACAAGACCCGCGAGCAGGCCGTGATGACCTCACAGCTGCCCTTCATCTATCCCCACCTGGCACTGATGCCGGACGCGCACCTGGGCCTGGGCGCCACCGTCGGCTCCGTCATCCCCACGCTCGGCGCCATCATCCCGGCGGCGGTGGGGGTGGACATCGGCTGCGGCATGATCGCGGTCCGGACCCAGCACGCGCTTAAGGACCTTCCCAAGAACCGCAAGACGCTGCGCGAGGACATTGAACGCGCCATCCCGCTTTCGGCCGGTCACAACAACCGGACAGTGCTCCCCACGGCGGAACCCCGGATCGCGGAGCTGAAGAGGCTGGCCGCGAAAGCCGGCTTCAATCCGGACCAGTATGTCGAAAAATGGGAACTGCAGTTGGGCTCCCTGGGCTCGGGCAACCACTTCATCGAGGTCTGCGCAGACGAATCCGACGCGGTCTGGCTCTTCCTGCACTCCGGCTCGCGCGGCGTCGGCAACAAGATCGCCCAGCACCACATCGGCGTCGCGCAGCGCGTCAGCCGCAAAAACCAGATCTACCTGCCACACCCGGACCTCGCCTACCTCGAGGAGGGCACGCCCGAGTTCGAGAGGTACATTGCGGAGCTGCGCTGGGCCCAGCATTTCGCGCTGCTGAACCGCGAGGAGATGATGGACCGCGTTACCACCCGGTTCGGCCACTGGGTGCGCGGCCGGGTGCGCGAGCTGGAACGGATCAACTGCCACCACAACTTCACCCAGCAGGAGACGCACTACGGCAAGTCGGTGTGGGTGTCCCGCAAGGGCGCCATCAAAGCCGGGCCCGGCGATCCTGGACTCATTCCCGGGTCCATGGGGACGGCGTCGTACGTAGTGGAAGGCCGCGGCAACCCCGCGTCGCTGAACTCCTCGCCCCACGGGGCCGGCCGTGAGTACTCCCGCAACGCCGCCCGCAAGGCGTTCTCCCTGGAGGAGCTGAAGAAGGCCATGCGGGGGATTGAGTTCCGGGCGTCGGAGGCTTTCATCGACGAGATTCCCGCAGCCTACAAGCCCATTGACAAGGTGATGCACGACGCCGCGGACCTGGTGTCGGTGCGGCACAAGCTGCGGCAGCTGGTCAATGTGAAGGGAAACTGA
- a CDS encoding FAD-dependent oxidoreductase, whose product MSSSTTVGSAERPLRVAVVGSGPAGVYAADILTKSEAVKSGELTVSIDLFDRYPAPYGLIRYGVAPDHPRIKGIVNALHKVLDRGDIRFFGNVDYGTDLTIEDLRTHYDAVIFATGAIKDADLNIPGIELEGSFGGADFVSWYDGHPDVPREWPLEAKEIAVIGNGNVALDVARVLSKHADDLLVSEIPDNVYAGLKASPVTDVHVFGRRGPAQVKFTPLELRELSHSKDVDIILYPEDFEFDEESDRQIQTNNQTKTMVGTLTNWIAEQPEDLSELKASRRLHLHFLHSPVEIYDDAETPGKVAGMRFERTELDGTGNARGTGEFVEYPVQAVYRAIGYFGSALPEIEFDHTKGVIPNDGGRVLDASGTHVPGIYATGWIKRGPVGLIGHTKGDALETVTYLLEDRENLPVASVPAEDAVVELLDARGVKFTSWEGWLALDAHELALGAAATEAGGSHGVEVKRERIKVVPREDMVDISRDGVAAQV is encoded by the coding sequence GTGTCATCAAGCACCACCGTAGGTTCTGCCGAACGTCCGCTGCGCGTCGCCGTCGTGGGCTCCGGCCCGGCCGGCGTCTACGCCGCGGACATCCTCACAAAGAGCGAGGCCGTCAAGAGCGGCGAGCTGACCGTGAGCATCGACCTCTTTGACCGCTACCCGGCACCCTACGGCTTGATCCGCTACGGCGTTGCCCCGGACCACCCCCGCATCAAGGGCATCGTCAACGCCCTGCACAAGGTCCTGGACCGCGGCGACATCCGCTTCTTCGGCAACGTGGACTACGGCACCGACCTCACCATCGAGGACCTCCGCACCCACTACGACGCCGTCATCTTCGCCACCGGCGCCATCAAGGACGCGGACCTGAACATCCCCGGCATCGAGCTCGAAGGCTCCTTCGGCGGCGCAGACTTCGTCTCCTGGTACGACGGCCACCCGGACGTGCCGCGCGAATGGCCGCTCGAGGCCAAGGAAATCGCCGTGATCGGCAACGGCAACGTGGCACTGGACGTGGCCCGCGTCCTGTCCAAGCACGCCGACGACCTGCTGGTCTCTGAAATCCCGGACAACGTCTACGCCGGCCTGAAGGCTTCCCCGGTCACGGACGTGCACGTCTTCGGCCGCCGCGGCCCCGCCCAGGTGAAGTTCACCCCGCTGGAGCTGCGCGAGCTGTCCCACTCCAAGGACGTGGACATCATCCTGTACCCGGAGGACTTCGAGTTCGACGAGGAATCGGACCGCCAGATCCAGACGAACAATCAGACCAAGACCATGGTGGGCACGCTCACCAACTGGATCGCCGAGCAGCCCGAGGACCTCTCCGAGCTCAAGGCCTCCCGCCGCCTGCACCTGCACTTCCTGCACAGCCCGGTGGAGATCTATGACGACGCCGAGACCCCGGGAAAGGTGGCCGGCATGCGGTTCGAGCGCACCGAGCTGGACGGCACGGGCAACGCACGCGGCACCGGCGAGTTCGTGGAGTACCCGGTCCAGGCCGTGTACCGCGCCATCGGCTACTTCGGCTCCGCCCTGCCGGAGATCGAGTTCGACCACACCAAGGGCGTCATCCCGAACGACGGCGGCCGCGTCCTGGACGCCTCGGGCACCCACGTGCCGGGCATCTACGCCACCGGCTGGATCAAGCGCGGACCGGTGGGCCTGATCGGCCACACCAAGGGCGACGCCCTCGAGACCGTCACCTACCTGCTGGAGGACCGCGAAAACCTCCCGGTGGCCAGTGTTCCCGCAGAGGACGCCGTCGTGGAACTCCTTGACGCCCGGGGCGTGAAGTTCACCAGCTGGGAAGGCTGGCTGGCGCTGGACGCGCACGAGCTCGCCCTTGGCGCGGCCGCCACGGAGGCCGGCGGCTCCCACGGTGTCGAGGTCAAGCGTGAGCGCATCAAGGTGGTGCCGCGCGAGGACATGGTGGACATCTCCCGCGACGGCGTGGCCGCGCAGGTCTAG
- a CDS encoding SRPBCC family protein — MTDHLVSDQPAAGRAGPIGTTAGGTLSATAGGAFAGMFRLLKLARPDRPIHPDGVGLAGDLARTGSPGEPSGLDWLDRPGTDIVEARFSRSAGLPQNLPDILGLALRVTPPGGPAPGGPAAGFAGPGPADVLFASTGWRLPGRFLLQPKLDVASATLTTLMPYRGRKGPVLLGLRTEHLPDASLASGEWILGLYWARPTGQWHECGELRLRAAPEPRDTPLRFDPLANQPPGTQTYAWARRLRERSYLAAQQPAPAAVVRSPAAAGNPARSTATGRNTMSTVSQLFNSPAADIWKVIADGWLYSGWVVGASRIRAVDDTWPQAGSRLHHSVGAWPLVINDSTQVTGVEPGKSLELVARGWPMGEAKVAITLEDRGDQCLVTIAEDAIRGPGKRVPKVLRDPAISVRNRETLKRLELMAAGGAGR, encoded by the coding sequence ATGACGGACCACCTTGTGAGTGACCAACCAGCGGCCGGCCGCGCCGGACCCATAGGTACGACGGCGGGCGGGACCTTAAGTGCGACGGCGGGCGGCGCCTTCGCGGGCATGTTCCGCCTCCTCAAGCTGGCCCGGCCTGACCGGCCCATCCATCCGGACGGGGTGGGACTGGCCGGGGACCTGGCGAGGACCGGCAGCCCCGGTGAGCCGAGCGGGCTGGACTGGCTGGACCGGCCCGGCACGGACATCGTCGAGGCGAGGTTTTCCCGTTCGGCCGGCCTGCCGCAGAACCTTCCGGACATCCTGGGGCTTGCGCTTCGGGTCACCCCGCCCGGCGGCCCTGCTCCCGGCGGCCCTGCTGCCGGCTTTGCCGGCCCCGGCCCGGCCGACGTCCTCTTCGCGTCCACCGGCTGGCGGCTGCCCGGCCGGTTCCTGCTCCAGCCCAAACTCGACGTCGCAAGCGCCACCCTGACCACCCTCATGCCGTACCGCGGCCGGAAAGGGCCGGTGCTGCTGGGCCTGCGGACGGAGCACCTTCCGGACGCGTCGCTGGCCTCCGGGGAATGGATTCTTGGACTGTACTGGGCCAGGCCAACCGGGCAGTGGCATGAGTGCGGCGAGCTGCGCCTGCGCGCCGCCCCCGAGCCGCGGGACACTCCCCTGCGCTTCGACCCGCTCGCCAACCAGCCGCCCGGAACACAAACGTATGCCTGGGCGCGCCGCCTCCGGGAGCGCTCCTACCTGGCGGCACAGCAGCCGGCTCCTGCCGCCGTCGTACGCTCCCCCGCTGCGGCGGGGAATCCTGCCCGCTCCACCGCCACAGGAAGGAACACCATGTCCACCGTGTCCCAGCTGTTCAACTCCCCCGCCGCCGATATCTGGAAAGTCATCGCCGACGGCTGGCTGTACTCCGGCTGGGTGGTGGGCGCTTCCCGGATCAGGGCCGTGGATGACACGTGGCCGCAGGCCGGCTCACGCCTGCACCACTCCGTGGGCGCGTGGCCGCTGGTGATCAACGACAGCACGCAGGTGACCGGCGTCGAACCCGGTAAATCCCTGGAACTGGTGGCCCGCGGCTGGCCCATGGGCGAAGCGAAGGTGGCCATCACCCTTGAGGACCGGGGCGATCAGTGCCTGGTGACCATCGCCGAGGACGCCATCCGCGGACCCGGCAAGCGGGTGCCCAAGGTACTGCGTGACCCCGCAATCTCAGTGCGCAACCGCGAGACCCTCAAGCGGCTCGAACTCATGGCAGCAGGCGGGGCAGGGAGATAG